A genomic window from Salvia hispanica cultivar TCC Black 2014 chromosome 5, UniMelb_Shisp_WGS_1.0, whole genome shotgun sequence includes:
- the LOC125187494 gene encoding WAT1-related protein At5g07050-like, producing METKGCLSNFFEKAKPYIAMTSLQFGYAGMNIITKVSLNRGMSHYVLVVYRHAFATAAIAPFALLLERKVRPKISFTIFCQLFVLGLLGPVIDQNLYYAGLKFTSPTFSCAMSNMLPAMTFVMAVIFRMEKLDMKKTRCQAKVAGTIVTVAGAMLMTLYKGHVVKMLWSDYIHPSKSYDAPVATPVDEDKDWIKGSIFLIIATFAWASFFILQAITLRKYTAQLSLTALVCFMGTLQSIVVTFFMEHRPHAWAIGFDMNLLAAAYAGIVSSSIAYYVQGLVMQKTGPVFVTAFSPLMMIIVAIMGSFILAEKIYVGGLLGGALIVVGLYSVLWGKYKETEAEEILEPVKQGQGMDIEANTMQIHGDDERRMPAPVITISATPMLAVEAPKP from the exons ATGGAAACCAAAGGATGTCTGAGCAATTTCTTCGAGAAGGCCAAGCCTTACATAGCCATGACCTCTCTCCAATTCGGGTATGCCGGTATGAACATTATTACCAAAGTGTCCCTCAATAGAGGCATGAGCCACTACGTCCTCGTGGTCTACCGCCACGCCTTTGCCACGGCCGCCATCGCCCCCTTCGCCCTCCTCCTCGAAAGGAAAGTCAGGCCAAAGATCAGCTTCACCATTTTCTGCCAGCTCTTCGTTTTAGGACTTCTCGG GCCGGTTATTGATCAGAACTTGTACTACGCCGGGCTGAAGTTCACCTCGCCAACATTCTCATGCGCAATGAGCAACATGCTGCCTGCGATGACCTTCGTGATGGCGGTGATCTTCAGAATGGAGAAATTGGACATGAAGAAGACGAGATGCCAAGCGAAGGTGGCGGGAACAATAGTGACGGTTGCAGGAGCCATGCTGATGACGCTCTACAAGGGCCATGTTGTGAAGATGCTGTGGTCGGACTACATTCATCCCAGCAAATCCTACGATGCACCAGTGGCGACGCCTGTGGACGAGGACAAGGACTGGATCAAGGGCTCCATCTTCCTCATCATCGCCACCTTCGCCTGGGCCTCTTTCTTCATCCTTCAGGCCATCACTCTAAGGAAATACACGGCTCAGCTGTCTCTCACCGCGCTCGTCTGCTTCATGGGAACCCTGCAGTCCATTGTCGTCACCTTTTTCATGGAGCACAGACCCCACGCTTGGGCAATCGGATTCGACATGAACCTCCTAGCTGCTGCTTATGCT gGTATTGTCTCCTCGAGCATTGCCTACTACGTGCAAGGACTAGTAATGCAGAAGACAGGACCAGTCTTCGTGACCGCCTTCAGCCCCCTGATGATGATCATCGTCGCAATCATGGGCTCCTTCATCTTAGCCGAGAAGATTTATGTCGGAGg GCTTCTCGGAGGAGCTTTGATCGTGGTGGGGCTATACTCGGTGCTGTGGGGAAAATACAAAGAAACGGAAGCGGAGGAGATTCTTGAGCCGGTGAAACAAGGCCAGGGCATGGATATTGAGGCAAATACAATGCAAATTCACGGAGATGACGAGAGAAGGATGCCTGCACCGGTCATCACGATTAGCGCGACGCCGATGCTAGCGGTCGAGGCACCCAAGCCATGA